GGCGAAGATTCTATGAGAATGATATAATGCCTTTTGTGGACCGGGTACCAATTATGCACAACACGGTTATAGAAAATCAGAAATCGATTCTCTCGCTTTGCAGGCAGTATCACGTTAAGCAATTGGATTTGTTTGGATCGGCGTTGTCGGACGCGTTTGACACGGAATCGAGTGATATCGATCTTCTCGTCGAGTTTCTTCCGCTGCCCAGTGGCCGCCGTGCCGATGCCTATTTCGGATTGTTGGAACAACTAGAGACTCTTCTGCAAAGACCCATTGACCTTGTTTGTGTGCGCGCTGTACGAAATCCCTACTTTCTTGACGCCATCCGGGTCAATCGTTCAACCCTCTATGCGGCTTAATGAGAAAGCCCTGCTGTCGGAAATCCTGCAAGCGGGGCAGCACATCCAACAATTCACCGCTGAGAAAAATGAGCATGACTTCGCCGGGAGCCTTCTTCTGCGGTCGGCGGTCGAACGCCAGTTCGAGATAGTCGGCGAGGCATTGAACCGGCTTGGAAAGAATGATTCTTCCCTACTAGAATCGATACGCAACTATCGGCGCATCATCGCATTCCGGAACATCCTCGCTCACGATTACGACCGCGTGGACGAGGGAATCGTGTGG
This is a stretch of genomic DNA from Candidatus Hydrogenedentota bacterium. It encodes these proteins:
- a CDS encoding DUF86 domain-containing protein; translated protein: MTPSGSIVQPSMRLNEKALLSEILQAGQHIQQFTAEKNEHDFAGSLLLRSAVERQFEIVGEALNRLGKNDSSLLESIRNYRRIIAFRNILAHDYDRVDEGIVWDIIQRDLPVLLEDAAELLAKDE
- a CDS encoding nucleotidyltransferase domain-containing protein, giving the protein MHNTVIENQKSILSLCRQYHVKQLDLFGSALSDAFDTESSDIDLLVEFLPLPSGRRADAYFGLLEQLETLLQRPIDLVCVRAVRNPYFLDAIRVNRSTLYAA